One segment of Daphnia magna isolate NIES linkage group LG2, ASM2063170v1.1, whole genome shotgun sequence DNA contains the following:
- the LOC116916547 gene encoding uncharacterized protein LOC116916547, whose protein sequence is MLEWIVEKNWETLNDSKTSKRQIWHEICSNLEEAGFCIRGVDKIQTCKNKWENLRKDYRNYISKFQQTGSGANDTQKKPKFFDSIEAVIGSSNHSFRPPYVSDSLYHNPHKFKVGEDREGEIKKTANDSNNSSLCGVALQEEPKPLGISCTEKNNSGMLSYISDDDIFLDSLDEASGSTQTKRKRPSKASKTDKVLEVFREMRDERSCRLLEEKKDKQKRHDERMEKTQQLIDVMKSLVPSSKKKKKKKKKCGNKKTFSSNNENFESKRKRSHSDSKSSSSSDECSSSSS, encoded by the exons atgttgGAATG gattgttgaaaaaaattgggaaacaTTGAATGATTCCAAGACAAGTAAAAGGCAaatttggcatgaaatttgcaGTAACTTGGAAGAAGCAGGATTTTGTATTCGTGGAGTTGACAAAATCCAGACATGTAAAAACAAGTGGGAAAACCTACGCAAGGATTATAGAAATTATATATCCAAATTTCAGCAAACAGGAAGCGGTGCAAATGATACCCAAAAGAAGCCAAAGTTCTTTGATTCCATCGAAGCAGTAATAG GCTCCAGCAATCATTCCTTTCGACCTCCTTATGTGAGTGATTCACTATACCACAATCCTCACAAGTTCAAAGTTGGTGAAGATCGGG AAGGTGAAATTAAAAAGACGGCTAATGATTCAAATAATTCGTCACTTTGTGGAGTTGCTTTACAGGAGGAACCTAAACCCCTAG GTATATCAtgcactgaaaaaaacaactccGGTATGTTGTCTTACATATCGGATGATGACATATTTTTGGATAGCCTCGACGAAGCAAGCGGATCAACtcaaacaaaaaggaagagaCCCAGCAAAGCTTCCAAAACCGACAAGGTTTTGGAAGTTTTCCGTGAGATGCGTGACGAAAGATCCTGTCGtcttttagaagaaaaaaaagacaaacaaaaacgacATGACGAAAGAATGGAAAAGACGCAACAATTAATCGACGTAATGAAAAGTTTGGTTCCGTcttccaaaaaaaagaaaaagaaaaagaagaaatgcgGAAACAAGAAGACATTTTCTTCCAACAACGAAAACTTTGAGTCAAAAAGAAAGCGATCGCATTCTGATTCAAAATCAAGTTCTTCGTCTGATGAATGTAGTTCTTCATCATCATAA